One genomic window of Nicotiana sylvestris chromosome 10, ASM39365v2, whole genome shotgun sequence includes the following:
- the LOC104231631 gene encoding uncharacterized protein, which translates to MEMEAKREEKSKMKTCLNGDDAEREMGENPFADMEEYIEDTNAIVLPSVGTATFKVEHSLILMLKAEGFFRNSTDDDPTQHLRNFLGVCAMHEQNNDSDDALRLRCFKYSLAGDARKWLQNLPPNSIHSWPELVRAFLSKWFPQSKKSELRDKIFFFKQIQGEQLHEAWDRFKLYLMRSPNHGFLDSMLLENFYMGLDPMNQAIAKNAADGSFMDKSFARVTQILDKMTKEVNAVEDVQPMLDENFEEANYINNPQGGYQRQPYHGQGQQSQWRPNPQGQGNQQWRNDQGNSHQGNWNNNNNFANQSSNPYVPPKGHYANQGSSSESKLESMLERVLQNQEKSVASMRNMTEVVGSHNASIQNLEMQMRDLSREQTQSKRATS; encoded by the exons GAAAACATGTCTGAATGGTGATGATGCGGAGAGAGAAATGGGAGAGAATCCTTTTGCAGACATGGAGGAGTACATTGAGGATACTAACGCCATTGTACTGCCATCTGTTGGAACTGCAACATTTAAAGTGGAACACAGTCTAATTTTGATGCTCAAGGCAGAAGGATTTTTCAGAAACTCCACAGATGATGATCCAACACAACACCTTAGGAATTTCTTGGGTGTGTGTGCAATGCACGAACAAAACAATGACTCTGACGATGCCCTGAGGTTGAGATGTTTCAAGTATTCTCTAGCTGGGGATGCGAGGAAATGGCTCCAGAATCTGCCACCCAACTCTATCCATTCTTGGCCCGAACTTGTCCGGGCGTTTTTGTCCAAGTGGTTCCCGCAGAGCAAAAAGTCTGAGTTGCGGGataagattttcttcttcaagcagaTACAGGGAGAGCAGTTGCATGAGGCATGGGATCGCTTCAAATTATACTTGATGAGGTCTCCAAACCATGGTTTTCTGGATTCCATGTTGTTGGAAAATTTTTATATGGGTTTGGATCCCATGAACCAAGCCATCGCCAAAAATGCAGCTGATGGATCTTTCATGGACAAATCATTTGCAAGAGTGACACAAATCCTGGACAAAATG ACAAAGGAAGTGAATGCAGTGGAAGATGTCCAACCCATGTTAGATGAAAATTTTGAGGAAGCAAATTATATCAACAACCCTCAAGGAGGGTATCAAAGGCAACCCTACCATGGTCAAGGGCAACAAAGCCAGTGGAGGCCAAACCCGCAAGGGCAAGGCAACCAACAATGGAGAAATGATCAAGGTAACTCgcatcaaggaaattggaacaataacaacaactttGCAAACCAGAGCTCCAACCCGTATGTTCCCCCAAAAGGTCATTATGCAAATCAAGGGTCGTCAAGTGAGTCAAAGTTAGAAAGCATGCTTGAAAGAGTATTGCAAAACCAAGAAAAGTCTGTCGCGTCCATGAGAAACATGACCGAAGTTGTTGGCTCTCACAACGCATCTATCCAAAACTtagagatgcaaatgagagaccTTTCAAGAGAGCAAACCCAAAGCAAAAGGGCAACTTCCTAG
- the LOC138879710 gene encoding uncharacterized protein, producing MAITTRSGKVLQGDIEQEVVGEEAEQEVEAESKGLLKLNGFRKKEKVQEVNQEGVKEKEKETSKDPPPIPRPPPPFPQRLIRRVDDSKLEKFYDILKQLSVNIPFLEAFQEMSGFAKYLKDLITKKRTTKNEVVNMTHPVSSIITTSPVQNKEDPRAFTIPCTIGERDFAKALCDNGASINFMPLDIYKRAGLGMPRPTSMRLQMADRSIKRPVEIVDDVIVKVGKFHLPADFVILDYAIDKEISIILGRPFLATGRALMDSERNEIKFRVNDEEVTFQASKGMKLPHEYESISVIDVVDEVEDAVKLKMEEQCLGEALAAILVNFDGEDIDGYMESVNALEGLGSYTYTPEKLSLDLENRATPPAKPLIIEPPQLELKPLPPHLRYKFLGSNDTLSVIVSSLLNDVQVNQLLEVLKEHRQAIGWTTADIRGIPAGICEHKIQLESETKPSVEH from the coding sequence ATGGCAATAACTACTAGAAGTGGGAAGGTTTTACAAGGTGACATTGAGCAAGAGGTTGTTGGGGAAGAAGCCGAAcaagaagttgaagcagaaaGCAAGGGGTTGTTGAAGTTGAATGGGTTCCGGAAAAAAGAGAAGGTGCAAGAAGTAAACCAAGAAGGGGTGAAGGAAAAGGAGAAGGAGACATCAAAAGATCCACCTcctattcctagacctcctccgcctTTTCCTCAAAGACTTATTAGAAGGGTTGATGATAGCAAGCTTGAGAAATTCTATGATATTCTAAAGCAATTATCGGTGAACATTCCATTCTTAGAGGCTTTTCAAGAAATGTCGGGGTTTGCCAAATATTTGAAGGATTTGATCACCAAAAAGAGGACCACAAAGAATGAGGTGGTAAACATGACTCACCCGGTTAGCTCTATTATTACCACAAGCCCTGTCCAAAATAAAGAGGACCCGAGAGCATTTACTATTCCATGCACTATCGGGGAGCGTGattttgcaaaagccctttgtgacaATGGGGCTAGCATCAACTTTATGCCACTTGACATCTACAAGCGAGCGGGATTAGGGATGCCGAGGCCAACAagcatgaggttacaaatggccgATCGATCTATTAAGCGACCGGTAGAAATTGTTGATGATGTGATTGTGAAAGTTGGAAAATTCCATTTGCCCGCCGACTTTGTAATTCTTGACTATGCTATTGATAAAGAGATCTCTATCATCTTGGGGAGACCATTCCTAGCCACGGGAAGAGCACTCATGGATTCGGAGCGAAATGAAATTAAGTTCCGGGTGAATGATGAAGAAGTCACATTTCAAGCAAGCAAGGGTATGAAATTACCCCATGAGTATGAGAGCATTTCAGTGATAGATgtggttgatgaggttgaagatgCTGTCAAATTGAAAATGGAAGAACAATGCCTTGGTGAGGCATTGGCGGCTATCTTGGTAAACTTTGATGGTGAGGACATAGATGGGTACATGGAGTCGGTAAATGCATTGGAGGGTCTTGGATCCTATACTTACACTCCGGAAAAGCTTTCTCTTGACTTGGAGAATAGGGCCACACCTCCCGCCAAGCCATTAATCATTGAGCCGCCACAACTAGAGCTTAAGCCTCTCCCGCCGCACTtaaggtataaatttcttggctctAATGATACTTTATCCGTAATCGTTTCGTCTTTGCtaaatgatgtgcaggtaaaccAATTGTTGGAAGTCTTGAAAGAACATAGGCAAGCCATTGGATGGACCACTGCAGACATTCGTGGAATCCCTGCGGGAATTTGTGAACATAAAATCCAACTGGAGAGCGAAACAAAGCCAAGTGTGGAACATTAA
- the LOC138879711 gene encoding uncharacterized protein, protein MFTENQTKKVNAVEDVQPMLDENFEEANYINNPQGGYQRQPYHGQGQQSQWRPNPQGQGNQQWRNDQEVGRFYKVTLSKRLLGKKPNKKLKQKSKGLLKLNGFRKKEKVQEVNQEGVKEKEKETSKDPPPIPRPPPPFPQRLIRRVDDSKLEKFYDILKQLSVNIPFLEAFQEMSGFAKYLKDLITKKRTTKNEVINMTHPVSSIIATNPVQNKEDPGAFTIPCTIGERDFAKPLCDNGASINFMLLDIYKRAVLGMPRPTSMRLQMADRSIKRPVEIVDDVIVKVGKFHLPSDFVILDCAIDKEIPIILGRPFLATGRALMDSERNEIKFRVNDEEVTFQASKGMKLPHEYESISVIDVVDEVEDAVKLKMEEQCLGEALAAILVNFDGEDIDGYMESVNALEGLGSYTYTPEKLSLDLENRATPPAKPLIIEPPQLELKPLPPHLRYKFLGSNDTLPVIVSSLLNDVQVNQLLEVLKEHRQAIGWTTADIRGIPAGICEHKIQLESETKPSMEH, encoded by the exons ATGTTTACCGAGAATCAGACAAAGAAAGTGAATGCAGTGGAAGATGTCCAACCCATGTTAGATGAAAATTTTGAGGAAGCAAATTATATCAACAACCCTCAAGGAGGGTATCAAAGGCAACCCTACCATGGTCAAGGGCAACAAAGCCAGTGGAGGCCAAACCCGCAAGGGCAAGGCAACCAACAATGGAGAAATGACCAAG AAGTGGGAAGGTTTTACAAGGTGACATTGAGCAAGAGGTTGTTGGGGAAGAAGCCGAAcaagaagttgaagcagaaaAGCAAGGGGTTGTTGAAGTTGAATGGGTTCCGGAAAAAAGAGAAGGTGCAAGAAGTAAACCAAGAAGGGGTGAAGGAAAAGGAGAAGGAGACATCAAAAGATCCACCTcctattcctagacctcctccgcctTTTCCTCAAAGACTTATTAGAAGGGTTGATGATAGCAAGCTTGAGAAATTCTATGATATTCTAAAGCAATTATCGGTGAACATTCCATTCTTAGAGGCTTTTCAAGAAATGTCGGGGTTTGCCAAATATTTGAAGGATTTGATCACCAAAAAGAGGACCACAAAGAATGAGGTGATAAACATGACTCACCCGGTTAGCTCTATTATTGCCACAAACCCTGTCCAAAATAAAGAGGACCCAGGAGCATTTACTATTCCATGCACTATCGGGGAGCGTGATTTTGCAAAACCCCTTTGTGACAATGGGGCTAGCATCAACTTTATGCTACTTGACATCTACAAGCGAGCGGTATTAGGGATGCCGAGGCCAACAagcatgaggttacaaatggccgATCGATCTATTAAGCGACCGGTAGAAATTGTTGATGATGTGATTGTGAAAGTTGGAAAATTCCATTTGCCCTCCGACTTTGTAATTCTTGACTGTGCTATTGataaagagatccctatcatcttGGGTAGACCATTCCTAGCCACGGGAAGAGCACTCATGGATTCGGAGCGAAATGAAATTAAGTTCCGGGTGAATGATGAAGAAGTCACATTTCAAGCAAGCAAGGGTATGAAATTACCCCATGAGTATGAGAGCATTTCAGTGATAGATgtggttgatgaggttgaagatgCTGTCAAATTGAAAATGGAAGAACAATGCCTTGGTGAGGCATTGGCGGCTATCTTGGTAAACTTTGATGGTGAGGACATAGATGGGTACATGGAGTCGGTAAATGCATTGGAGGGTCTTGGATCCTATACTTACACTCCGGAAAAGCTTTCTCTTGACTTGGAGAATAGGGCCACACCTCCCGCCAAGCCATTAATCATTGAGCCGCCACAACTAGAGCTTAAGCCTCTCCCGCCGCACTtaaggtataaatttcttggctctAATGATACTTTACCCGTAATCGTTTCGTCTTTGCtaaatgatgtgcaggtaaaccAATTGTTGGAAGTCTTGAAAGAACATAGGCAAGCCATTGGATGGACCACTGCAGACATTCGTGGAATCCCTGCGGGAATTTGTGAACATAAAATCCAACTGGAGAGCGAAACAAAGCCAAGTATGGAACATTAA